In Vibrio bathopelagicus, the following are encoded in one genomic region:
- a CDS encoding type VI secretion system Vgr family protein, with protein MTDNFSPSASTIVAKDSKSNEHAVSDFAISEYLSKPFKIELTIISKNFVIDDQLGQKLSITRFVNDTDNLTATRVFNGIVTQVQLLGMDSNLQYSSYRVTLRPWFWLLKHTHSFRVYQSQSTKDIVSDVLTQAGFSGSFKAGTMPSSKREYCVQYDESDFDFVTRLLAEEGVHYFFQHSDSDHLMMLQDAQSPFQKSDASKLDMIEVPSGSNPLINKWMPQGQFHGASIELTSYDYSQTKLVSSKEKKSSHTIANNTKLTKQFYPQLGITGGMEDLASNLVKRRIEQLEQNYQTVEAEAQHDSFELGTWFSLSSHLDKSQLGDYLVTEIHIRYSTENHCETRLTLLDTSIPNYPTPRDKARIHGLQSAIVAGSSAGEINQDDQGRVRIQFHWDTEASGDKTSCYVRVAQMMAGSGYGAQFIPRVGQEVLVSFIDGDPDQPIITGSVYNSKNPPPYKEANSTKTGISTKLSGLANELYFDDKKDNELLYMHATKDFTKEVENNLTETIKGELLQKTTKQVTVSTEDNYTLSSDKAISEKGKSISLEADDKIELTVGSSKITMSSSSISIEASNIDIKASSALNLEGMNVTSKATSANKISGVTTALEATSSNSIKGLSVAIKADTTLSAEGSLSAEFKSGLKGTFDGGVMGELKGAIVKVN; from the coding sequence ATGACGGATAATTTCTCCCCTTCTGCCAGCACGATTGTGGCAAAAGATTCTAAAAGCAACGAGCATGCAGTCAGCGATTTTGCTATTTCTGAGTACTTATCGAAGCCTTTTAAAATCGAACTAACCATCATTTCAAAGAACTTCGTTATCGATGACCAACTGGGCCAAAAACTCTCTATCACCCGCTTTGTTAATGACACCGATAACTTGACCGCGACGCGGGTATTCAACGGCATTGTTACACAAGTTCAACTACTGGGTATGGACAGTAATCTGCAATACTCTAGTTACCGCGTCACCCTGCGGCCGTGGTTTTGGTTATTGAAACACACCCACTCTTTCCGTGTTTATCAAAGCCAGTCAACCAAAGACATCGTTTCAGACGTGTTAACCCAAGCAGGTTTCAGTGGCTCCTTTAAGGCTGGTACGATGCCCTCATCGAAACGGGAGTATTGTGTTCAATACGATGAAAGCGACTTTGATTTTGTAACACGCTTGTTGGCAGAGGAAGGCGTTCACTACTTTTTCCAACACAGCGATTCCGACCATCTAATGATGCTTCAAGATGCGCAGAGCCCTTTTCAAAAGTCTGATGCCAGCAAACTCGACATGATTGAAGTTCCTTCAGGTAGTAATCCACTGATCAATAAATGGATGCCACAAGGTCAGTTTCATGGTGCCAGCATCGAGTTAACCAGTTATGACTACTCACAGACTAAACTTGTGAGCAGCAAAGAGAAGAAATCCAGCCATACAATCGCTAACAACACCAAGTTAACGAAACAGTTTTACCCGCAACTTGGCATCACGGGTGGAATGGAAGATCTCGCCAGTAACCTAGTTAAACGACGTATCGAGCAACTAGAGCAAAACTATCAAACTGTCGAAGCCGAAGCACAACACGATTCGTTTGAATTAGGTACATGGTTCTCACTATCATCCCACTTAGACAAGTCTCAACTCGGCGATTATCTGGTCACGGAAATCCACATTCGATACAGCACTGAAAACCATTGCGAGACACGCCTCACCCTACTTGATACTTCAATTCCTAATTACCCGACGCCGCGAGATAAGGCCAGAATACACGGCCTACAAAGCGCAATTGTCGCAGGAAGCAGCGCGGGTGAGATCAATCAAGATGACCAAGGCCGGGTTCGTATTCAGTTTCATTGGGATACAGAAGCCTCTGGAGATAAAACAAGTTGTTATGTGCGTGTCGCTCAGATGATGGCAGGCAGTGGCTACGGTGCTCAGTTTATTCCGAGAGTAGGACAAGAGGTACTGGTCAGCTTTATTGATGGCGACCCAGACCAACCAATTATTACAGGAAGCGTTTATAACAGTAAAAACCCGCCACCTTATAAAGAAGCCAATTCGACGAAAACAGGCATTAGCACTAAATTGAGTGGATTGGCGAATGAACTCTATTTCGATGATAAGAAAGACAATGAGCTCTTGTATATGCACGCGACCAAAGACTTCACCAAAGAAGTCGAGAACAACCTGACTGAGACCATCAAAGGTGAGCTGCTACAGAAAACAACCAAGCAAGTTACCGTCTCAACAGAAGATAATTACACACTTAGTTCAGACAAAGCGATAAGTGAGAAAGGCAAATCAATCTCACTAGAAGCCGATGACAAGATAGAGCTGACGGTAGGATCGAGCAAGATCACCATGTCTTCATCTTCCATCAGTATCGAAGCCAGTAACATTGATATTAAAGCAAGCAGCGCACTCAACCTTGAAGGGATGAATGTAACAAGCAAGGCAACATCCGCCAACAAGATCTCCGGTGTAACAACGGCTCTCGAAGCAACAAGCTCCAACAGTATTAAAGGACTCAGTGTCGCCATTAAAGCGGATACGACACTGTCAGCTGAAGGCTCATTAAGTGCCGAATTCAAATCTGGTTTGAAAGGCACTTTCGATGGCGGCGTAATGGGCGAGCTGAAAGGCGCAATTGTTAAGGTGAATTAA
- a CDS encoding DUF6931 family protein — protein sequence MYKKIPYQTGRQLLDRFSSSDEAQALIDEELNINDSIEALLENELYFDLVQFLAHGLPVREAIWWGAHTLDARNDVWSTMQKQCISTAKAWVKSPSEEQRRKSELFSNKLKLNCGPSWLAQAVFWNGAGSIVAPDLPSVLPDPFLYSKAVAGAINHSAALPNWDKTNEYYKKSIGIALELAKGSQS from the coding sequence ATGTATAAGAAAATTCCATATCAGACTGGCAGACAACTGCTCGACCGGTTCTCGAGCTCTGACGAAGCACAAGCACTAATTGATGAAGAGCTCAACATTAATGATTCCATTGAAGCTTTGTTGGAAAACGAACTCTATTTCGACTTGGTTCAGTTTCTTGCGCACGGGTTGCCTGTTCGAGAAGCCATTTGGTGGGGTGCGCATACACTCGATGCAAGAAATGATGTGTGGTCTACAATGCAAAAGCAATGTATTTCAACAGCCAAGGCTTGGGTAAAGTCTCCTTCAGAAGAACAGAGACGAAAGAGCGAGCTCTTTTCCAACAAGCTTAAATTGAATTGTGGGCCATCATGGTTGGCTCAAGCTGTATTCTGGAATGGAGCTGGCAGTATTGTGGCACCAGATTTACCCAGCGTTCTGCCCGACCCGTTCCTATACTCTAAGGCAGTCGCAGGCGCAATCAACCATTCCGCGGCCTTGCCTAATTGGGATAAAACTAACGAGTACTATAAAAAATCCATTGGTATTGCTCTCGAGCTTGCCAAAGGCAGCCAATCATAA
- the tssB gene encoding type VI secretion system contractile sheath small subunit: MALNSQHKRVSKNRVSITYDVETNGAVETKELPFVVGVIGDYSGHKQDKEEVEDRTFYNVDKDNFDTVMKRVGPELSLKVDNVLAGDDSQFAASLKFNSMKDFEPEAIIEQVEPLKKLVETRNQLKVLLSKADRSRDLEKLLKEVLQSADTINALSDELGIKEEGAE; encoded by the coding sequence GTGGCACTAAATTCCCAACATAAACGCGTAAGTAAGAACCGCGTAAGTATTACCTATGACGTTGAGACTAATGGCGCTGTAGAAACCAAAGAGCTCCCTTTTGTTGTTGGGGTTATTGGTGACTACTCGGGCCACAAGCAAGATAAAGAAGAAGTAGAAGATCGTACCTTCTATAACGTTGATAAAGACAACTTCGACACTGTAATGAAGCGTGTTGGCCCAGAGCTATCATTGAAAGTCGATAACGTTCTTGCGGGTGATGACAGCCAATTCGCGGCGAGCCTTAAGTTCAATTCGATGAAAGATTTCGAACCTGAAGCGATTATCGAACAGGTTGAACCGCTTAAGAAGCTAGTCGAAACCCGTAATCAACTGAAGGTACTGCTTTCTAAAGCCGATCGTTCTCGCGACCTAGAAAAGCTACTTAAAGAAGTTCTACAAAGTGCAGATACGATTAATGCTCTTTCTGATGAGCTTGGTATTAAAGAAGAAGGAGCTGAGTAA
- a CDS encoding type VI secretion system protein TssA, producing the protein MTEIANLLVPISDEEPSGSYLKLDRSAYRSLRNVYNSAQSSFRQLVETPDASSDPAIVDANTENWAELKRVSEETLTSQSKDLEILGWYITSQLFTSQPFHNFANAVPALNLFIDQFWDTLNPMLPEAKLKASDDAGKAKEITEFRAKPLLQLVGESVDSSSVYIPFQMLDFCAGVTFGDYLTAERKGNIAELKETALGSFDQSVPETLFQLASIYSELEVAEKNLAEKCQAVGATVISFNFIKTNVRDLIKAIHFLVGEKFAPWPLDNDFHVLQNSAKTSQQSDSIHLASQQGNLTSNDLDSEPEASQYSGQANPVNQDNGSVASGSPVHTEHGQPAQTQMTVQNVSSINGIVNRDHAFQEIRKIAEYFKETEPHSPIAFLLERSIRWGYMSFPELLQEMVGNESVIAQINQMTGMDNLDKLDLSGKSVPVTTSAPVRTPVATSTIEEPAAVSPVPDSSNSTTDTNQTSESTSNSSSSSLQDFEW; encoded by the coding sequence ATGACAGAAATCGCCAACCTACTTGTTCCAATCTCGGATGAAGAGCCTTCAGGCTCTTATTTGAAGTTAGATCGAAGTGCCTATCGCAGCTTGAGAAACGTTTACAATAGCGCTCAATCTTCATTTCGACAGTTGGTTGAAACGCCTGATGCATCGTCTGATCCCGCCATTGTTGACGCCAATACAGAAAATTGGGCTGAATTGAAAAGGGTCTCAGAAGAAACACTGACTTCCCAATCCAAAGACCTCGAAATATTAGGTTGGTACATCACTAGCCAACTTTTCACTTCACAACCATTTCATAACTTTGCTAACGCTGTCCCTGCTCTGAATCTTTTCATCGACCAATTTTGGGATACGCTTAATCCAATGCTGCCAGAAGCTAAACTCAAAGCTTCTGACGATGCGGGAAAAGCAAAGGAAATAACTGAATTCCGAGCTAAACCCCTACTTCAACTGGTTGGTGAGTCTGTCGACTCAAGCTCTGTGTACATCCCCTTTCAAATGCTCGATTTTTGCGCTGGTGTCACATTCGGTGATTACCTCACAGCTGAGCGTAAAGGCAACATTGCAGAACTTAAAGAAACAGCGTTAGGTTCATTTGATCAAAGCGTTCCAGAGACACTCTTTCAATTAGCGAGTATTTATAGTGAATTGGAAGTTGCTGAGAAAAACCTAGCTGAAAAATGCCAAGCCGTTGGCGCAACCGTTATCAGTTTCAACTTTATCAAGACCAACGTACGCGATCTGATTAAAGCGATACATTTTCTTGTTGGAGAAAAATTCGCGCCTTGGCCTTTGGATAATGACTTCCACGTTCTACAGAACAGTGCAAAGACGTCCCAGCAAAGCGATTCGATACACTTGGCATCCCAACAAGGAAACTTAACTTCGAACGACTTAGATTCTGAACCTGAAGCAAGCCAATATTCAGGGCAAGCTAACCCCGTGAATCAAGACAACGGGAGTGTTGCTAGTGGCAGTCCAGTTCATACAGAACATGGTCAACCCGCTCAAACTCAAATGACCGTACAAAATGTATCGAGCATCAACGGCATTGTGAATCGCGACCATGCGTTTCAAGAGATTAGAAAAATCGCGGAATACTTTAAAGAAACAGAGCCCCATAGCCCTATCGCTTTCTTACTTGAGCGTTCTATTCGTTGGGGTTACATGAGCTTTCCTGAATTACTCCAAGAAATGGTTGGCAATGAAAGTGTCATCGCCCAGATCAATCAAATGACCGGAATGGACAACCTAGACAAACTTGATTTGTCGGGAAAGTCGGTTCCTGTAACAACTTCCGCTCCGGTGAGAACTCCGGTAGCGACCTCGACTATTGAAGAGCCAGCAGCCGTATCGCCAGTTCCTGATAGTTCAAATAGCACGACAGATACAAACCAAACATCTGAATCGACTTCCAACTCATCATCGAGCAGCCTGCAAGATTTTGAGTGGTAA
- the tssC gene encoding type VI secretion system contractile sheath large subunit gives MSTETENQAQPEAAEGSLSFLDRAIEATTQTPADTTKELFSVLTEQALSGTVTWDKNVTKTIENAISEIDNKLSQQLSEVMQQKDLQKLEGSWRGLQKLVKESELGRDLKIKMVDYTQEELLDQFEDAPAIDRSPLFNAVYQGEFGTAGGEPYGTFIGDYEFSAKDEDVALLRYMGEVAAACHAPFIAAANAEMFEFNDFQTFSEGKPVAAGFDSPAYAAWNSFRESDDARYVTLTLPRTLARLPYGDKGLSTDVFSYEELGTDMDGNPNPTSNDQLVWSNAAYDLGLKMTQAYTASGWCTSIRGLDNGGKVENLPNLTYKSEAGDLLQQCPTEVNLTDEREKELSDLGFLPLVHYKSSNYAVFIGGQTTQKPKTFTDPDATANAAISARLPYIMASSRIAHYLKVMGRDKLGSNLEAPDIKRELQLWIDQYTNAGAIGNEQRAKTPLCESRIEVVEQPGKPGAYSAVAHLRPWLQLEELTTSVRMVAKIPG, from the coding sequence ATGAGTACTGAAACTGAGAATCAAGCGCAACCGGAGGCGGCGGAAGGCTCACTGAGCTTCCTAGACCGTGCGATTGAAGCAACCACTCAAACACCCGCTGACACAACGAAAGAACTGTTTTCTGTACTGACAGAGCAAGCACTTTCGGGCACGGTGACGTGGGATAAGAACGTTACAAAAACCATTGAAAACGCTATCTCTGAGATTGACAACAAACTGTCTCAACAGTTATCTGAAGTCATGCAACAGAAAGACCTACAAAAGCTTGAAGGTTCTTGGCGTGGTCTACAAAAACTCGTAAAAGAGAGCGAACTTGGCCGTGATCTTAAGATCAAAATGGTCGATTACACTCAAGAAGAGCTGCTTGATCAATTCGAAGATGCACCTGCGATTGACCGTAGCCCACTATTCAATGCGGTTTACCAAGGCGAATTCGGTACTGCTGGTGGTGAACCTTACGGTACATTCATTGGCGACTACGAGTTTAGCGCTAAAGATGAAGATGTTGCCCTACTTCGCTACATGGGTGAAGTTGCTGCAGCGTGTCATGCACCGTTCATTGCTGCTGCAAATGCTGAGATGTTCGAGTTTAACGACTTCCAAACTTTCTCTGAAGGTAAGCCGGTAGCCGCTGGTTTCGACTCTCCTGCTTACGCAGCATGGAATTCATTCCGTGAGAGTGATGATGCACGTTACGTAACGCTAACACTGCCTCGAACTCTGGCCCGTCTGCCTTATGGTGACAAAGGTCTAAGTACGGATGTGTTCTCTTATGAAGAACTTGGCACTGATATGGATGGCAACCCTAATCCAACCAGCAATGATCAGTTAGTTTGGTCAAATGCAGCGTATGATTTGGGTCTTAAAATGACTCAAGCTTATACCGCTTCTGGCTGGTGTACTTCCATTCGCGGACTTGATAACGGTGGTAAGGTCGAAAACCTTCCGAACCTAACTTACAAGTCTGAAGCTGGCGATCTACTTCAGCAGTGTCCAACAGAAGTTAACCTAACAGATGAGCGCGAGAAAGAGCTTTCTGACCTTGGTTTCCTTCCTTTGGTTCACTACAAGAGCTCTAACTACGCAGTATTCATTGGCGGTCAAACAACTCAGAAGCCTAAAACCTTCACTGACCCAGATGCAACAGCAAACGCTGCAATTTCTGCCCGCCTGCCTTACATCATGGCGAGTAGCCGTATCGCCCACTACCTAAAAGTAATGGGTCGAGACAAATTGGGCTCGAACCTTGAAGCTCCGGATATTAAACGAGAGCTACAACTATGGATCGACCAATACACCAACGCTGGTGCAATTGGTAATGAGCAACGTGCAAAAACCCCTCTTTGTGAATCTCGCATTGAAGTGGTCGAGCAACCTGGTAAGCCGGGTGCCTACTCAGCAGTCGCTCATTTAAGACCTTGGTTACAACTTGAAGAACTGACTACCTCAGTTCGAATGGTTGCGAAGATTCCAGGCTAA
- a CDS encoding PAAR domain-containing protein, protein MTLAARLTDMHVCPMQTPAVPPIPHVGGPISGPGVPTVLIGNMPAATLGDMCVCVGPPDSIIKGSATVLIMSKPAARMGDTTSHGGTIVLGMPTVMIGG, encoded by the coding sequence ATGACATTAGCCGCACGATTAACTGATATGCATGTTTGCCCAATGCAGACACCCGCTGTTCCACCTATCCCCCATGTAGGCGGGCCAATCAGTGGACCCGGTGTACCAACAGTTCTCATTGGTAATATGCCAGCCGCGACGCTTGGGGACATGTGCGTTTGTGTCGGACCTCCAGATAGCATCATAAAAGGCAGTGCCACTGTGCTCATAATGAGTAAACCCGCTGCGCGTATGGGCGATACAACAAGTCACGGTGGTACGATTGTTCTTGGCATGCCAACCGTGATGATTGGCGGTTAA
- a CDS encoding Hcp family type VI secretion system effector yields the protein MASIFMRIEGTTPKGAATVEKIGGKDGFFALDSVSWSAVRGVGIDVGNANNADQGMVALGEVNMTRGCDGATPHLTTFLYAPGPEGRTVEIVMTKPNREGSGADPYLILTLKMARMSSYNMSGTDGSLPSESFSLTYTQISKAYYIEADGGKIEKGPEVGFDATTAKVTSTAK from the coding sequence ATGGCTTCTATTTTTATGAGAATTGAGGGTACGACACCAAAAGGTGCAGCAACTGTAGAAAAAATCGGGGGTAAAGATGGATTCTTTGCACTTGATAGCGTTTCTTGGAGTGCAGTACGTGGTGTTGGTATCGATGTAGGTAATGCAAACAATGCGGACCAAGGCATGGTTGCTCTTGGTGAAGTCAACATGACGCGTGGTTGTGATGGTGCGACACCACATCTAACCACATTCTTATATGCGCCGGGTCCAGAAGGACGCACTGTTGAAATCGTGATGACAAAACCAAACCGCGAAGGTTCTGGTGCTGATCCATACCTGATTCTAACGCTAAAAATGGCTCGTATGTCTAGCTACAATATGTCAGGTACCGATGGTTCACTTCCAAGCGAATCTTTCAGCCTAACTTATACCCAAATTTCTAAGGCTTACTACATTGAAGCAGACGGCGGTAAGATCGAGAAAGGCCCTGAGGTTGGCTTCGATGCTACTACAGCTAAAGTCACTTCGACTGCTAAGTAA